In Bradyrhizobium sp. 1(2017), one DNA window encodes the following:
- the flgJ gene encoding flagellar assembly peptidoglycan hydrolase FlgJ: MQTNAINTPRLATSSAFSVESRNGRPDFDLAAALQKVSPQQQTKAQKTATDFEAMFLNSMFSQMTSGLKGEGPFGDTPGTGVWRSMLTEQYSKNFAKAGGVGVATEVYRTLIMQQAKTIRTA, encoded by the coding sequence ATGCAGACCAATGCGATCAACACTCCGCGCCTCGCCACCTCCTCGGCCTTCTCGGTCGAGAGCCGCAACGGCCGGCCGGACTTCGATCTCGCCGCCGCGTTGCAAAAGGTCTCGCCGCAGCAGCAGACCAAGGCGCAGAAGACCGCCACCGACTTCGAGGCGATGTTCCTCAACAGCATGTTCTCGCAGATGACCTCCGGCCTGAAGGGCGAAGGCCCGTTCGGCGACACGCCCGGCACCGGCGTGTGGCGCTCGATGCTGACCGAGCAATATTCCAAGAACTTCGCCAAGGCCGGCGGCGTCGGCGTCGCCACCGAAGTCTACCGCACCCTGATCATGCAGCAGGCGAAAACGATCCGCACGGCATAA
- the flaF gene encoding flagellar biosynthesis regulator FlaF — MSNSAASAYARVATTTASPRDIEAQTLLKAANKLQDAVNNADPLSEQTMQALMFNRKLWTIFLSEAMRDNNPQPIDVRQKIANISVFVLSQTAALQMSPQFDHFRPLIEINRNIAAGLSGRP, encoded by the coding sequence ATGTCGAATTCTGCTGCCTCGGCCTACGCGCGTGTTGCAACGACCACAGCATCTCCTCGCGACATCGAGGCGCAGACCCTGCTCAAGGCCGCGAACAAGCTCCAGGATGCGGTGAACAACGCCGATCCGCTCAGCGAGCAGACCATGCAGGCCCTGATGTTCAACCGCAAGCTCTGGACCATCTTCCTGAGCGAGGCGATGCGCGACAACAATCCGCAGCCGATCGACGTCCGGCAGAAGATCGCCAACATCAGCGTGTTCGTGCTGAGCCAGACCGCGGCGCTCCAGATGAGCCCACAGTTCGATCATTTCCGCCCACTGATCGAGATCAACCGCAACATCGCTGCGGGTCTGTCCGGACGGCCGTGA
- a CDS encoding DUF1522 domain-containing protein: protein MSGIVLSASVRQNLLSLQSTADLLATTQSRLSTGKSVNSALDNPTNFFTAQSLDNRASDINNLLDGIANGVQVLQAANTGITSLQKLIDSAKSIANQALQTTVGYSTKSNVSTTISGATAADLRGTTSYASATASSNVVYNGTAGGTTAANGTTSLGATLGTFTGTAATAGDGTTALTGTITLIATSGTTATGLVGNAQPADGDTLTVNGKTITFRSGSAPASTAVPSGSGVSGNLVTDGNGNTTVYLGTAGTPAATVNDLLTAVDLASGVKTVAISSGAATIATSVNQTASSVAGGQVTLKSSTGADLSLTGKADLLKALGVSGAVGGGNATVSVNRTTSATSLGATITDGSTLNVNGHVITFKNAPTPGTTGAPSVPTGFGASGNVLTDGAGNSTVYLQGGSINDVLKAIDLATGVQTATVNANGTATLATATGQTNSSINASGQLKLSTGVNADLSITGTGNALNALGLAGNTGTATAFTAARTSGVGGISGKTLTFAAFNAGTAVNVTFGDGTNGTVKTLDQLNTKLQANNLSATIDANGLLTISTTNDYASSTIGSTAAGGAIGGTLTSALTFSTASTPIADAVAQTARANLVSQYNNILNQIDSTAQDSSFNGVNLLNGDQLKLVFDETGKSNLSITGVTYNSKGLGLAALTSGVDFIDNAATNKVLTNLNAASSTLRSEASALGSNLTIVQVRQDFNKNLINVLQTGSSNLTLADTNVEAANSQALSTRQSIAVSALSLANQSQQSVLQLLR, encoded by the coding sequence ATGTCCGGTATTGTTCTTTCTGCGTCGGTTCGTCAGAACCTGCTTTCTCTCCAGTCCACCGCTGATCTTCTCGCCACCACGCAGAGCCGTCTGTCGACCGGCAAGAGCGTCAACTCGGCCCTGGACAATCCCACCAACTTCTTCACCGCACAGTCGCTCGACAACCGCGCCAGCGACATCAACAACCTGCTCGACGGCATCGCCAACGGCGTGCAGGTACTGCAGGCTGCCAACACCGGCATCACCTCGCTGCAGAAGCTGATCGACAGCGCCAAGTCGATCGCCAACCAGGCGCTGCAGACCACCGTCGGCTACTCCACCAAGTCGAACGTCTCCACCACCATCTCCGGCGCGACGGCGGCCGATTTGCGTGGCACGACCTCCTACGCCAGTGCGACGGCGAGCAGCAACGTGGTGTATAACGGCACGGCCGGCGGCACCACGGCGGCGAACGGCACCACCTCGCTCGGCGCCACCCTCGGCACGTTCACGGGCACCGCGGCAACGGCCGGCGACGGCACCACGGCCCTGACCGGCACCATCACCCTGATCGCCACCTCGGGCACGACCGCAACCGGCCTCGTCGGCAACGCGCAGCCCGCCGACGGCGACACGCTGACCGTGAACGGCAAGACCATCACGTTCCGTAGCGGCTCTGCGCCGGCGTCGACGGCGGTCCCGTCCGGCTCGGGCGTCAGCGGCAACCTCGTCACCGACGGCAACGGCAACACCACCGTCTATCTCGGCACCGCCGGTACCCCGGCTGCGACCGTCAACGACCTGTTGACCGCGGTCGATCTCGCCAGCGGCGTGAAGACGGTCGCCATCAGCTCGGGTGCTGCGACGATCGCGACGAGCGTCAACCAGACCGCCTCGAGCGTTGCTGGTGGCCAGGTCACGCTGAAGAGCTCGACGGGTGCGGATCTGAGCCTCACCGGCAAGGCCGACCTGCTCAAGGCCCTCGGCGTGAGCGGCGCAGTCGGCGGCGGCAACGCCACCGTGAGCGTCAACCGCACCACCAGCGCGACCTCGCTGGGTGCGACGATCACGGACGGCTCGACGCTGAACGTCAACGGTCACGTCATCACCTTCAAGAACGCGCCGACCCCGGGTACGACCGGTGCTCCCAGCGTTCCGACCGGCTTTGGCGCGAGCGGTAACGTCCTCACCGACGGCGCCGGCAACTCGACGGTCTATCTGCAGGGCGGCTCGATCAACGACGTCCTGAAGGCGATCGACCTTGCCACAGGCGTGCAGACCGCGACGGTCAATGCCAACGGCACCGCGACGCTTGCGACGGCCACCGGCCAGACCAACTCGTCGATCAACGCCTCGGGTCAGCTCAAGCTCTCGACCGGCGTCAATGCCGACCTGTCGATCACCGGCACCGGCAACGCGCTGAACGCGCTTGGCCTCGCCGGCAACACCGGCACCGCGACCGCCTTCACGGCGGCCCGTACCTCCGGCGTCGGCGGCATCAGCGGCAAGACCTTGACCTTCGCCGCCTTCAACGCGGGCACGGCGGTCAACGTCACCTTCGGCGACGGCACCAACGGCACGGTCAAGACGCTCGATCAGCTCAACACCAAGCTGCAGGCCAACAACCTGTCCGCGACGATCGACGCCAACGGCCTGCTGACGATCTCGACCACCAACGACTACGCGTCCTCGACCATCGGCTCGACGGCCGCCGGCGGCGCGATCGGCGGCACGCTCACTTCGGCACTGACCTTCTCGACGGCTTCCACTCCCATCGCGGATGCGGTTGCACAGACGGCTCGTGCGAACCTGGTGTCTCAGTACAACAACATCCTGAACCAGATCGACTCGACGGCGCAGGACTCCTCGTTCAACGGTGTCAACCTCTTGAACGGCGACCAGCTCAAGCTGGTGTTCGACGAGACCGGCAAGTCGAACCTGAGCATCACCGGCGTGACCTACAACTCCAAGGGTCTGGGCCTTGCTGCGCTGACCAGCGGTGTCGACTTCATCGACAACGCTGCCACCAACAAGGTGCTGACCAACCTGAACGCCGCGTCGAGCACGCTGCGCTCGGAAGCCTCGGCTCTGGGTTCGAACCTGACGATCGTTCAGGTTCGTCAGGACTTCAACAAGAACCTGATCAACGTGCTGCAGACCGGTTCGTCCAACCTGACGCTGGCCGACACCAACGTCGAGGCGGCGAACAGCCAGGCGCTGTCGACCCGCCAGTCCATCGCGGTCTCCGCGCTGTCGCTGGCCAACCAGTCGCAGCAGAGCGTGCTGCAGCTGCTCCGCTAA
- a CDS encoding flagellar assembly protein FliX, whose amino-acid sequence MRIYGPNGTTLGAPASQAKRTGSGTFVLPDTSSAQETRSAAAPKAAANIDALLALQGVEEDLVERRKRSVARGKTALDVLDDLKMGLLSGNLDASTVMRLRDAAANLKSSSGDPGLDAVLSEIELRVEVELAKAGQA is encoded by the coding sequence ATGCGCATCTACGGACCGAACGGCACCACGCTTGGAGCGCCGGCCAGCCAGGCCAAGCGAACCGGCTCCGGCACCTTCGTCCTGCCCGACACCTCGTCGGCGCAGGAGACGCGGAGCGCTGCTGCGCCGAAGGCCGCTGCCAACATCGATGCACTGCTTGCGCTGCAAGGCGTCGAGGAGGATCTGGTCGAGCGCCGCAAGCGCTCGGTCGCCCGCGGCAAGACCGCGCTCGACGTGCTCGACGATCTCAAGATGGGCCTTCTGTCCGGTAATCTCGACGCCTCGACGGTGATGCGGCTGCGCGATGCGGCGGCGAACCTGAAATCGTCCTCCGGCGATCCTGGTCTCGATGCCGTGCTCTCCGAGATCGAGCTGCGCGTCGAGGTCGAACTGGCGAAGGCCGGACAGGCGTAG
- a CDS encoding winged helix-turn-helix transcriptional regulator: MRPDVYAANCPTRQILDRVGDKWAVLILLLLREEPMRFNQLRRTIEGISQKMLSQVLKSLERDGLIRRRAIATVPVTVEYSIMQLGVTLAAAVDPLRDWAEENLKDVLAAQRRYDAQQKVEAA, translated from the coding sequence ATGAGACCCGACGTCTACGCAGCGAACTGTCCGACGCGCCAGATCCTGGATCGCGTCGGCGACAAATGGGCGGTGCTGATCCTTCTGCTGTTGCGCGAGGAGCCGATGCGCTTCAATCAGTTGCGCCGCACGATCGAAGGCATTTCACAGAAGATGCTGAGCCAGGTTCTCAAATCGCTCGAGCGCGACGGCCTGATCAGGCGTCGCGCCATCGCAACCGTGCCTGTCACGGTGGAATATTCGATCATGCAGCTTGGAGTGACGCTGGCGGCAGCGGTCGATCCCCTGCGCGATTGGGCCGAGGAAAATCTGAAGGACGTGCTCGCCGCCCAGCGCCGCTACGACGCCCAGCAGAAGGTGGAAGCGGCGTAG
- a CDS encoding DUF1522 domain-containing protein: MSGIVLSASVRQNLLSLQSTADLLATTQNRLSTGKSVNSALDNPTNFFTAQSLDNRASDINNLLDGIANGVQVLQAANTGLTSLQKLIDSAKSIANQALQTTVGYSTKSNVSTTIAGATAADLRGTTSFASATASSNVLYNGTAGGTTAANGTTSLGATLGTFTGTAATAGDGTTALTGTITLIATSGTTATGLVGNAQPADGDTLTVNGKTITFRSGSAPASTAVPSGSGVSGNLVTDANGNTTVYLGTAGTPAATVNDLLTAVDLASGVKTASITSGAATIATSVNQTASSVAAGAVTLKSSTGADLSLTGKADLLKALGLTTSSGAGNASLSVNRTTTASSLGATLTDGSTLNVNGHVITFKNAPTPGTTGAPSVASGYGANGAVVTDGNGNSTVYLQSGTVNDVLKAIDLATGVQTATINANGTATLATATGQSNSTINTSGQLKLSTGVNADLSITGTGNALNVFGLAGNTGNATAFTAARTSGIGGIAGKTLTFSSFNGGTAVNVTFGDGTNGTVKTLDQLNNKLQANNLAATIDANGLLTITASNDYASSTLGSTAAGGAIGGTLTSALTFSTASTPVQDAVAQTARANLVSQYNNILNQIDTTSQDSSFNGVNLLNGDQLKLVFDETGKSSLNITGVTYNSKGLGLAALTVGVDFIDNAAANRVLTNLNAASSTLRSEASSLGSNLSVVQIRQDFNKNLINVLQTGSSNLTLADTNVEAANSQALSTRQSIAVSALSLANTSQQSVLQLLR; the protein is encoded by the coding sequence ATGTCCGGTATCGTTCTCTCTGCGTCGGTTCGTCAGAACCTGCTCTCTCTCCAGTCCACCGCCGATCTCCTCGCCACCACACAGAACCGTCTGTCGACCGGCAAGAGCGTCAACTCGGCCCTGGACAATCCCACCAACTTCTTCACGGCACAGTCGCTCGACAACCGCGCCAGCGACATCAACAATCTGCTCGACGGCATCGCCAACGGTGTGCAGGTGCTGCAGGCTGCCAACACCGGCCTGACCTCGCTGCAGAAGCTGATCGACAGCGCCAAGTCGATCGCCAACCAGGCGCTGCAGACCACCGTCGGCTACTCCACCAAGTCGAACGTCTCCACCACCATCGCCGGCGCGACCGCGGCGGACCTGCGCGGCACGACGAGCTTTGCCAGCGCGACCGCGAGCAGCAACGTGCTGTATAACGGCACGGCCGGCGGCACCACGGCGGCGAACGGCACCACCTCGCTCGGCGCCACCCTCGGCACGTTCACGGGCACCGCGGCAACGGCCGGCGACGGCACCACGGCCCTGACCGGCACCATCACCCTGATCGCGACCTCGGGCACGACCGCAACCGGCCTCGTCGGCAACGCGCAGCCCGCCGACGGCGACACGCTGACCGTGAACGGCAAGACCATCACGTTCCGCAGCGGCTCGGCGCCGGCGTCGACGGCGGTTCCGTCCGGCTCGGGTGTCAGCGGCAACCTCGTCACCGATGCCAACGGCAACACCACCGTCTATCTCGGCACCGCCGGCACCCCGGCTGCGACCGTCAACGATCTGTTGACCGCGGTCGATCTCGCCAGCGGCGTGAAGACCGCTTCCATCACTTCGGGTGCTGCGACGATCGCCACGAGCGTCAACCAGACCGCTTCGAGCGTTGCTGCGGGCGCCGTCACGCTGAAGAGCTCGACGGGTGCGGATCTCAGCCTCACCGGCAAGGCCGACCTGCTCAAGGCTCTCGGCCTGACGACGTCCTCGGGTGCGGGCAATGCCAGCCTGAGCGTCAACCGGACCACGACTGCGTCCTCGCTGGGGGCGACCCTCACGGACGGCTCGACGCTGAACGTCAACGGTCACGTCATCACCTTCAAGAATGCGCCGACCCCGGGTACGACCGGTGCTCCGAGCGTTGCGAGCGGCTATGGTGCGAACGGTGCGGTCGTCACCGACGGCAATGGCAACTCGACGGTCTATCTGCAGTCCGGCACGGTGAACGACGTCCTGAAGGCGATCGACCTTGCCACCGGCGTGCAGACGGCGACGATCAATGCCAACGGCACTGCGACGCTTGCGACCGCGACGGGCCAGTCGAACTCCACGATCAATACGTCCGGTCAGCTCAAGCTCTCGACCGGCGTCAATGCCGACCTGTCGATCACCGGCACCGGCAACGCGCTCAATGTGTTCGGCCTCGCCGGCAACACCGGCAACGCAACGGCCTTCACCGCGGCCCGCACCTCCGGCATCGGCGGCATCGCCGGGAAGACCTTGACCTTCAGCTCCTTCAATGGCGGCACGGCGGTAAACGTCACCTTCGGCGACGGCACCAACGGCACGGTCAAGACGCTCGATCAGCTCAACAACAAGCTTCAGGCCAACAACCTGGCTGCGACGATCGACGCCAACGGCCTGCTGACGATCACGGCCTCGAACGACTACGCGTCCTCGACGCTCGGCTCGACGGCCGCCGGCGGCGCAATCGGCGGCACGCTCACTTCGGCACTGACCTTCTCGACGGCTTCCACCCCCGTCCAGGATGCGGTTGCGCAGACGGCTCGTGCGAACCTGGTGTCTCAGTACAACAACATCCTGAACCAGATCGACACGACTTCGCAGGACTCCTCGTTCAACGGCGTCAACCTGCTCAATGGTGATCAGCTCAAGCTGGTGTTCGACGAGACCGGCAAGTCGAGCCTGAACATCACCGGCGTGACCTACAACTCCAAGGGTCTGGGCCTCGCGGCGCTGACCGTCGGCGTCGACTTCATCGACAACGCCGCGGCCAACAGGGTGCTGACCAACCTGAACGCGGCGTCGAGCACGCTGCGCTCGGAAGCCTCCAGCCTCGGCTCGAACCTCTCGGTCGTGCAGATCCGTCAGGACTTCAACAAGAACCTGATCAACGTGCTGCAGACCGGTTCGTCCAACCTGACGCTGGCCGACACCAACGTCGAGGCGGCGAACAGCCAGGCGCTGTCGACCCGCCAGTCCATCGCGGTCTCTGCGCTGTCGCTGGCCAACACCTCGCAGCAGAGCGTGCTCCAGCTGCTCCGCTAA
- a CDS encoding NAD(P)-dependent oxidoreductase has protein sequence MRIAVAGASGRAGSEITKELSRRGHSVTAIARNPEKIAALPNVTPIRGDVLDQAGLAKLWAGHDVAVSSVHFLASDPIKLIGAAKDSKVARYLVVGGAGSLGVAPGVKLVTTEGFPAQYKAEAEKGSAFLDLLRQEKDLNWTFISPSALFVEGERTAKFRLGTDQLLADANGKSWITFADYAIALADEIERPAHQRQRFTVGY, from the coding sequence ATGAGAATCGCAGTCGCCGGCGCCTCAGGCCGGGCCGGGTCGGAAATCACCAAGGAACTGTCTCGTCGCGGCCATAGCGTCACCGCCATAGCCCGCAACCCCGAAAAGATCGCGGCGCTGCCCAATGTCACGCCCATCCGGGGCGACGTGCTCGATCAGGCGGGCCTTGCCAAGCTGTGGGCCGGGCACGACGTCGCCGTCAGTTCCGTGCATTTCCTCGCTAGCGACCCGATCAAGCTGATCGGCGCGGCGAAGGACTCCAAGGTGGCCCGTTACCTCGTCGTCGGCGGCGCCGGCAGCCTGGGGGTCGCCCCGGGCGTGAAGCTGGTCACAACCGAGGGCTTTCCGGCCCAATACAAGGCCGAGGCCGAAAAGGGTTCCGCCTTCCTGGACCTGCTGCGGCAGGAAAAGGACCTGAACTGGACCTTCATCTCGCCGTCCGCGCTGTTCGTCGAGGGTGAGCGCACGGCCAAGTTCCGGCTCGGGACCGATCAGCTTCTCGCAGATGCGAACGGAAAGAGCTGGATCACCTTCGCCGACTACGCCATTGCGCTCGCCGACGAGATCGAGCGGCCGGCCCATCAGAGGCAGCGTTTCACGGTCGGATACTGA
- a CDS encoding flagellar basal body P-ring protein FlgI, producing MPGVRWVRIVGVACAALSALALSVTSAAATSRIKDLANIEGVRQNQLIGYGLVVGLNGTGDTLNNIPFTKQSLQAMLERMGVNIRGATIRTGNVAAVMVTGNLPAFATQGTRMDVTVSALGDAKNLQGGTLLVTPLLGADGNVYAVAQGSLAISGFQAEGEAAKIVRGVPTVGRIANGAIIEREIEFALNRLPNVRLALRNADFTTAKRIAAAVNDYLGVKTAEPIDPSTVQLSIPPEFKGNVVAFLTEIEQLQVDPDLAAKIIIDERSGIIVMGRDVRVATVAVAQGNLTVTISESPQVSQPNPLSRGRTVVAPRSSVTVTEDGKKLAVVKDGVSLQQLVDGLNGLGIGPRDMISILQAIKAAGAIEADIEVM from the coding sequence ATGCCAGGCGTTCGTTGGGTGAGGATTGTTGGGGTGGCCTGCGCTGCGCTGTCAGCGCTGGCGCTCTCGGTCACGTCAGCGGCTGCGACCTCGCGCATCAAGGATCTCGCCAACATCGAGGGCGTGCGGCAGAACCAGCTCATCGGCTACGGCCTCGTCGTCGGCCTCAACGGCACCGGCGATACGCTCAACAACATCCCCTTCACCAAGCAGTCGCTGCAAGCGATGCTCGAGCGCATGGGCGTCAACATCCGCGGCGCCACCATCCGCACCGGCAACGTCGCCGCCGTGATGGTCACCGGCAACCTGCCGGCCTTCGCCACCCAAGGCACGCGCATGGACGTCACCGTCTCCGCGCTCGGCGACGCCAAGAACCTCCAGGGCGGGACCCTGCTCGTGACCCCCCTGCTCGGCGCCGACGGCAACGTCTATGCGGTCGCCCAGGGCTCGCTCGCAATTTCGGGTTTCCAGGCCGAGGGCGAAGCGGCGAAAATCGTCCGAGGCGTCCCGACCGTGGGCCGCATTGCCAACGGCGCCATCATCGAGCGCGAGATCGAGTTCGCGCTCAACCGCCTGCCGAATGTGCGCCTGGCGCTGCGCAATGCCGACTTCACCACCGCCAAGCGCATCGCTGCCGCCGTCAACGACTATCTCGGCGTCAAGACCGCCGAGCCGATCGATCCCTCGACGGTGCAGCTGTCGATCCCGCCGGAGTTCAAGGGCAACGTCGTCGCCTTTCTCACCGAGATCGAGCAGCTCCAGGTCGATCCCGATCTCGCCGCCAAGATCATCATCGACGAACGGAGCGGCATCATCGTGATGGGCCGCGACGTCCGCGTCGCCACCGTCGCGGTCGCGCAGGGCAATCTCACCGTCACGATCTCCGAGAGCCCCCAGGTGAGCCAGCCCAATCCGTTGTCGCGGGGCCGGACCGTGGTCGCACCGCGCAGCAGCGTCACCGTCACCGAGGACGGCAAGAAGCTGGCGGTCGTCAAGGACGGCGTGTCGCTCCAACAGCTCGTCGACGGCCTCAACGGCCTCGGCATCGGTCCGCGCGACATGATCAGCATCCTCCAGGCGATCAAGGCCGCCGGTGCGATCGAAGCCGACATCGAGGTGATGTGA
- a CDS encoding DUF1522 domain-containing protein produces MSNIVLSASVRQNLLSLQSTADLLATTQERLSTGKKVNTALDNPTNFFTAQGLDNRASDISNLLDGINNGVQVLQAANTGITSLQKLIDSAKSIANQALQTTVGYSTKSNVSTTIPGATPADLRGTTSYASATAKSNVLYTGAAGGTTPVTGTAALGASLGSSAGTFTGTAALAADGTTALSGTATLLGTTASATFSTPPADGDTITVNGKTITFRTGVAPSTQPTGWGLDASGHIATDGNGNSIVYEGTAAAPGATVNDVLTAIDLASGVKTATISAGAATIAVSGSAGPVGTLQVASSITAGAVTLKSSTGADLSVTGKADFLKALGLTSATGAGNANVTANRSTTAGSLGSLVQDGSTLNIDGKTITFKNAQTPQSAAGVTSGGVSGNIVTDGNGNSTVYIQSATLTDLLNAVDLATGVKTASIFNGAAALSTTAGQIPSSVNSSGQLALSTGINSDLSITGTGNALSAFGLSGNTGTATAFTAARTSGVGGISGKTLTFTSFNGGTPVNVTFGDGTNGTVKTLDQLNAQLQANHLTATIDANGVLTVTTVNEYASSTLGSSVAGGAVGGTITGVLAFTTAQPPVQDPVAQTARSNLVNQFNNILAQIDTTSQDSSFNGVNLLNGDTLKLVFNETGSSTLSINGVVFNAAGLGLSNLVNGVDFIDNGATNKVLASLNAASSTLRSQGSTLGSNLSIVQVRQDFSKNLINVLQTGSSNLTLADTNEEAANSQALSTRQSIAVSALSLANQSQQSVLQLLR; encoded by the coding sequence ATGTCCAACATCGTTCTCTCGGCGTCCGTTCGCCAGAACCTGTTGTCGCTGCAGTCGACGGCCGACTTGCTGGCCACGACGCAGGAACGGCTGTCGACCGGCAAGAAGGTCAATACAGCGCTCGACAATCCCACCAACTTCTTCACGGCACAGGGCTTGGACAACCGGGCGAGCGACATCAGCAACCTGCTCGACGGCATCAACAACGGTGTGCAGGTGCTCCAGGCCGCCAACACCGGCATCACCTCGCTCCAGAAGCTGATCGACAGCGCGAAATCGATCGCCAACCAGGCGCTCCAGACCACGGTCGGCTATTCCACCAAGTCGAACGTCTCCACCACGATTCCCGGGGCGACGCCCGCCGATTTGCGCGGAACGACCTCCTATGCGAGCGCGACCGCCAAGAGCAACGTGCTCTATACCGGTGCGGCCGGCGGCACGACCCCGGTCACCGGAACTGCCGCGCTCGGCGCATCGCTCGGCTCGAGCGCCGGCACCTTTACCGGCACGGCAGCGCTCGCCGCCGACGGCACCACCGCACTGTCCGGCACCGCCACGCTGCTCGGCACCACGGCATCGGCCACTTTCAGCACGCCGCCCGCGGACGGCGACACCATCACGGTGAACGGCAAGACCATCACTTTCCGCACCGGCGTTGCTCCGAGCACGCAGCCGACCGGCTGGGGCCTCGATGCCAGCGGGCACATTGCCACGGACGGCAACGGCAATTCGATCGTCTACGAGGGAACGGCGGCTGCGCCCGGGGCGACGGTCAACGACGTCCTCACTGCGATCGACCTCGCCAGCGGCGTCAAGACCGCAACCATCAGCGCAGGCGCGGCGACCATCGCGGTCAGCGGTTCGGCGGGTCCCGTCGGCACGCTTCAGGTTGCATCCTCGATCACGGCGGGCGCCGTGACGCTGAAGAGCTCGACCGGCGCCGATCTCAGCGTGACGGGCAAGGCCGATTTCCTCAAGGCGCTCGGCCTGACATCCGCGACCGGCGCGGGCAACGCGAACGTGACCGCGAACCGGTCGACCACGGCCGGCTCGCTCGGCTCCCTGGTCCAGGACGGCTCGACGCTGAACATCGACGGCAAGACCATCACCTTCAAGAACGCGCAGACGCCGCAATCGGCGGCGGGCGTCACCTCCGGCGGCGTCAGCGGCAACATCGTCACCGACGGCAACGGCAACTCGACGGTCTATATCCAGAGCGCGACGTTGACCGACCTGCTCAACGCAGTCGACCTTGCCACCGGCGTCAAGACCGCCAGCATCTTCAACGGCGCGGCGGCCCTGTCGACCACCGCGGGCCAGATTCCGTCCTCGGTCAACAGCAGCGGCCAGCTTGCGCTCTCGACCGGCATCAACTCAGACCTGTCGATCACCGGCACCGGCAACGCTCTCAGCGCCTTCGGCCTCAGCGGCAACACCGGGACGGCGACCGCCTTCACCGCGGCGCGCACCTCGGGCGTCGGCGGCATCAGCGGCAAGACGCTGACCTTCACCTCCTTCAACGGCGGCACGCCGGTCAACGTCACCTTCGGCGACGGCACCAACGGCACCGTCAAGACGCTGGACCAGCTCAACGCGCAGCTTCAGGCCAATCACCTGACGGCGACGATCGATGCCAACGGCGTGCTCACGGTGACGACCGTCAACGAATACGCCTCTTCGACGCTCGGCTCGAGCGTCGCGGGCGGCGCAGTCGGCGGCACGATCACCGGTGTTCTGGCCTTCACCACGGCGCAGCCGCCGGTCCAGGATCCGGTCGCGCAGACCGCGCGCTCCAACCTGGTCAACCAGTTCAACAACATCCTGGCCCAGATCGACACGACGTCGCAGGACTCCTCCTTCAACGGCGTCAACCTGCTCAACGGCGACACGCTGAAGCTCGTCTTCAACGAGACCGGAAGTTCCACGCTGAGCATCAACGGCGTTGTGTTCAACGCGGCGGGCCTCGGACTCAGCAATCTCGTCAACGGCGTCGACTTCATCGACAACGGCGCCACCAACAAGGTGCTGGCCAGCCTGAACGCGGCCTCGAGCACGTTGCGCTCGCAAGGTTCGACGCTCGGTTCGAATCTGTCGATCGTGCAGGTGCGTCAGGATTTCTCCAAGAACCTGATCAACGTGCTGCAGACCGGCTCGTCCAACCTGACGCTCGCCGACACCAACGAGGAAGCGGCCAACAGCCAGGCGCTGTCGACGCGCCAGTCGATCGCGGTCTCCGCGCTGTCGCTGGCCAACCAGTCGCAGCAGAGCGTGCTCCAGCTGCTCCGCTAA